A genomic window from Buteo buteo chromosome 13, bButBut1.hap1.1, whole genome shotgun sequence includes:
- the FADS6 gene encoding fatty acid desaturase 6 isoform X1, giving the protein MANAGRTTVPGLVRSREAHLRWVRVLRLLLRGSYPVWPLLGREMPLEDGDPVRQRGQRVNGEVSGTPRLGETGDPPLRGTPAPDGSGTEAMAEGRDPGPALGDRDVSPGGAPQQAGQCEEALMTELSELVQKVVKSSSWWERHGVDIGILACSFLLLPAGFLCLRSAQAIPFLAGVLTLGVVHHTLTVKGSHLASHNALTESKSWGKVWAIFFIELCSAFTAEQGTYNHVKIHHGYTNVIGLGDSSTWKLPFLNRYVYMFIAPLAVPIITPLVALDLLRNVEWKVALRTLCCMFLGLYCHYWLLLHVSGFQSPWSALLCMLLTRSLLAHPYIHVNIFQHIGLPMFAADRKPKRIHLMSLGVLNLPRNALLDWSFGHSLISCHVEHHLFPSLSDNMCLKIKPIVSQYLKQKKLPYNEDTYASRLRLFLQRYEELMVHAPPITELVGIQ; this is encoded by the exons ATGGCCAACGCTGGGAGAACCACCGTGCCAGGGCTGGT CAGGAGCCGGGAAGCCCATCTGCGGTGGGTCAGGGTGCTGCGGTTGCTCCTCCGCGGGTCCTACCCTGTGTGGCCTCTGCTCGGCAGGGAGATGCCGCTGGAGGACGGGGACCCGGTGAGGCAGAGGGGACAGCGGGTCAACGGCGAGGTCAGCGGTACCCCCCGGCTTGGGGAGACGGGAGACCCCCCGCTCCGGGGCACGCCGGCGCCCGACGGCAGCGGGACGGAGGCGATGGCAGAGGGCCGGGACCCGGGGCCAGCACTGGGTGACAGGGACGTGAGCCCCGGGGGAGCCCCGCAGCAAGCAGGGCAGTGTGAGGAAGCCCTGATGACCGAGCTCTCGGAGCTGGTGCAGaaggtggtgaagagcagcagctggtgggaaCGGCACGGCGTGGATATCGGCATCCTCGCCTGcagcttcctcctgctcccagcag GGTTCCTGTGCCTGCGGTCAGCCCAGGCCATCCCTTTCCTGGCGGGTGTCCTCACCCTCGGCGTGGTGCATCACACCTTGACCGTGAAGGGCAGTCACCTAGCCAGCCACAACGCCTTGACGGAGTCCAAGTCCTGGGGCAAAGTCTGGGCCATCTTCTTCATTGAG ctctgctcagcttTCACGGCCGAGCAAGGCACCTACAACCACGTGAAGATCCACCACGGCTACACCAATGTCATCGGCCTGGGGGACTCCAGCACCTGGAAGCTTCCTTTTCTGAACCGCTACGTCTACATGTTCATCGCACCTCTCGCGGTGCCCATCATAACCCCTCTGGTTGCTCTTG ATTTGTTGAGGAACGTGGAATGGAAAGTAGCTCTCCGGACTCTCTGCTGCATGTTTCTGGGTCTTTACTGCCATTACTGGCTGCTGCTCCACGTCTCGGGCTTCCAGTCGCCGTGGTCCGCCCTGCTCTGTATGCTGCTCACCCGCTCCCTCCTGGCCCATCCCTACATCCACGTCAACATATTCCAG CACATCGGCCTCCCCATGTTCGCGGCCGATCGGAAACCCAAGCGGATCCACCTCATGAGCCTGGGCGTCCTCAACCTGCCCCGCAACGCCCTGCTCGACTGGTCCTTTGGCCACTCGCTCATCAGCTGCCATGTGGAGCATCACCTCTTCCCCAGCCTCTCTGACAACATGTGCCTGAAG ATCAAACCCATCGTCTCTCAGTACCTGAAGCAGAAGAAGCTGCCGTACAACGAGGACACCTACGCCTCCAGGCTCCGGCTCTTCCTCCAGAGATACGAGGAGCTGATGGTCCACGCTCCCCCCATAACAGAGCTGGTGGGCATCCAGTGA
- the FADS6 gene encoding fatty acid desaturase 6 isoform X2: MANAGRTTVPGLVSREAHLRWVRVLRLLLRGSYPVWPLLGREMPLEDGDPVRQRGQRVNGEVSGTPRLGETGDPPLRGTPAPDGSGTEAMAEGRDPGPALGDRDVSPGGAPQQAGQCEEALMTELSELVQKVVKSSSWWERHGVDIGILACSFLLLPAGFLCLRSAQAIPFLAGVLTLGVVHHTLTVKGSHLASHNALTESKSWGKVWAIFFIELCSAFTAEQGTYNHVKIHHGYTNVIGLGDSSTWKLPFLNRYVYMFIAPLAVPIITPLVALDLLRNVEWKVALRTLCCMFLGLYCHYWLLLHVSGFQSPWSALLCMLLTRSLLAHPYIHVNIFQHIGLPMFAADRKPKRIHLMSLGVLNLPRNALLDWSFGHSLISCHVEHHLFPSLSDNMCLKIKPIVSQYLKQKKLPYNEDTYASRLRLFLQRYEELMVHAPPITELVGIQ; encoded by the exons ATGGCCAACGCTGGGAGAACCACCGTGCCAGGGCTGGT GAGCCGGGAAGCCCATCTGCGGTGGGTCAGGGTGCTGCGGTTGCTCCTCCGCGGGTCCTACCCTGTGTGGCCTCTGCTCGGCAGGGAGATGCCGCTGGAGGACGGGGACCCGGTGAGGCAGAGGGGACAGCGGGTCAACGGCGAGGTCAGCGGTACCCCCCGGCTTGGGGAGACGGGAGACCCCCCGCTCCGGGGCACGCCGGCGCCCGACGGCAGCGGGACGGAGGCGATGGCAGAGGGCCGGGACCCGGGGCCAGCACTGGGTGACAGGGACGTGAGCCCCGGGGGAGCCCCGCAGCAAGCAGGGCAGTGTGAGGAAGCCCTGATGACCGAGCTCTCGGAGCTGGTGCAGaaggtggtgaagagcagcagctggtgggaaCGGCACGGCGTGGATATCGGCATCCTCGCCTGcagcttcctcctgctcccagcag GGTTCCTGTGCCTGCGGTCAGCCCAGGCCATCCCTTTCCTGGCGGGTGTCCTCACCCTCGGCGTGGTGCATCACACCTTGACCGTGAAGGGCAGTCACCTAGCCAGCCACAACGCCTTGACGGAGTCCAAGTCCTGGGGCAAAGTCTGGGCCATCTTCTTCATTGAG ctctgctcagcttTCACGGCCGAGCAAGGCACCTACAACCACGTGAAGATCCACCACGGCTACACCAATGTCATCGGCCTGGGGGACTCCAGCACCTGGAAGCTTCCTTTTCTGAACCGCTACGTCTACATGTTCATCGCACCTCTCGCGGTGCCCATCATAACCCCTCTGGTTGCTCTTG ATTTGTTGAGGAACGTGGAATGGAAAGTAGCTCTCCGGACTCTCTGCTGCATGTTTCTGGGTCTTTACTGCCATTACTGGCTGCTGCTCCACGTCTCGGGCTTCCAGTCGCCGTGGTCCGCCCTGCTCTGTATGCTGCTCACCCGCTCCCTCCTGGCCCATCCCTACATCCACGTCAACATATTCCAG CACATCGGCCTCCCCATGTTCGCGGCCGATCGGAAACCCAAGCGGATCCACCTCATGAGCCTGGGCGTCCTCAACCTGCCCCGCAACGCCCTGCTCGACTGGTCCTTTGGCCACTCGCTCATCAGCTGCCATGTGGAGCATCACCTCTTCCCCAGCCTCTCTGACAACATGTGCCTGAAG ATCAAACCCATCGTCTCTCAGTACCTGAAGCAGAAGAAGCTGCCGTACAACGAGGACACCTACGCCTCCAGGCTCCGGCTCTTCCTCCAGAGATACGAGGAGCTGATGGTCCACGCTCCCCCCATAACAGAGCTGGTGGGCATCCAGTGA
- the FADS6 gene encoding fatty acid desaturase 6 isoform X3: MANAGRTTVPGLVEMPLEDGDPVRQRGQRVNGEVSGTPRLGETGDPPLRGTPAPDGSGTEAMAEGRDPGPALGDRDVSPGGAPQQAGQCEEALMTELSELVQKVVKSSSWWERHGVDIGILACSFLLLPAGFLCLRSAQAIPFLAGVLTLGVVHHTLTVKGSHLASHNALTESKSWGKVWAIFFIELCSAFTAEQGTYNHVKIHHGYTNVIGLGDSSTWKLPFLNRYVYMFIAPLAVPIITPLVALDLLRNVEWKVALRTLCCMFLGLYCHYWLLLHVSGFQSPWSALLCMLLTRSLLAHPYIHVNIFQHIGLPMFAADRKPKRIHLMSLGVLNLPRNALLDWSFGHSLISCHVEHHLFPSLSDNMCLKIKPIVSQYLKQKKLPYNEDTYASRLRLFLQRYEELMVHAPPITELVGIQ, from the exons ATGGCCAACGCTGGGAGAACCACCGTGCCAGGGCTGGT GGAGATGCCGCTGGAGGACGGGGACCCGGTGAGGCAGAGGGGACAGCGGGTCAACGGCGAGGTCAGCGGTACCCCCCGGCTTGGGGAGACGGGAGACCCCCCGCTCCGGGGCACGCCGGCGCCCGACGGCAGCGGGACGGAGGCGATGGCAGAGGGCCGGGACCCGGGGCCAGCACTGGGTGACAGGGACGTGAGCCCCGGGGGAGCCCCGCAGCAAGCAGGGCAGTGTGAGGAAGCCCTGATGACCGAGCTCTCGGAGCTGGTGCAGaaggtggtgaagagcagcagctggtgggaaCGGCACGGCGTGGATATCGGCATCCTCGCCTGcagcttcctcctgctcccagcag GGTTCCTGTGCCTGCGGTCAGCCCAGGCCATCCCTTTCCTGGCGGGTGTCCTCACCCTCGGCGTGGTGCATCACACCTTGACCGTGAAGGGCAGTCACCTAGCCAGCCACAACGCCTTGACGGAGTCCAAGTCCTGGGGCAAAGTCTGGGCCATCTTCTTCATTGAG ctctgctcagcttTCACGGCCGAGCAAGGCACCTACAACCACGTGAAGATCCACCACGGCTACACCAATGTCATCGGCCTGGGGGACTCCAGCACCTGGAAGCTTCCTTTTCTGAACCGCTACGTCTACATGTTCATCGCACCTCTCGCGGTGCCCATCATAACCCCTCTGGTTGCTCTTG ATTTGTTGAGGAACGTGGAATGGAAAGTAGCTCTCCGGACTCTCTGCTGCATGTTTCTGGGTCTTTACTGCCATTACTGGCTGCTGCTCCACGTCTCGGGCTTCCAGTCGCCGTGGTCCGCCCTGCTCTGTATGCTGCTCACCCGCTCCCTCCTGGCCCATCCCTACATCCACGTCAACATATTCCAG CACATCGGCCTCCCCATGTTCGCGGCCGATCGGAAACCCAAGCGGATCCACCTCATGAGCCTGGGCGTCCTCAACCTGCCCCGCAACGCCCTGCTCGACTGGTCCTTTGGCCACTCGCTCATCAGCTGCCATGTGGAGCATCACCTCTTCCCCAGCCTCTCTGACAACATGTGCCTGAAG ATCAAACCCATCGTCTCTCAGTACCTGAAGCAGAAGAAGCTGCCGTACAACGAGGACACCTACGCCTCCAGGCTCCGGCTCTTCCTCCAGAGATACGAGGAGCTGATGGTCCACGCTCCCCCCATAACAGAGCTGGTGGGCATCCAGTGA
- the USH1G gene encoding pre-mRNA splicing regulator USH1G gives MNDQYHRAARDGYLDLLKEATKKDLNSPDEDGMTPTLWAAYHGNLDALRLIVSRGGDPDKCDIWGNTPLHLAAANGHLNCLSFLISFGANIWCLDNDYHTPLDMAAMKGHMECVRYLDSIAAKQSSLNPKLVSKLKDKAFRDAERRIKDCVKLQKKHHERMEKRYRKEMSDNSDTMSFSSYSSSTLSKKFQQMSMVTSLPYSQATIHGTAKGKTKIQKKLEKKKQVDGTFKIYEDGRKSVRSLSGLQLGNDVMFVKQGTYASPKEWTRRNIRDMFLTDEDTVSRAISDPGLHMDSAHSEVSTDSGHDSLFNRPGLGTMVFRRNYVSSGLFGIGREDTGTLGDDNTDGVGVKLRSRLQRSPSLNDSIGSANSLQERNAEELPWDEVELGLDDDDEPDTSPLETFLASLHMFEFISVLKKEKIDLEALMLCSDNDLKSINIPLGPRKKIVDAIQRRRQTLEKPDVIVDTEL, from the exons ATGAATGACCAGTACCACCGAGCAGCCCGGGACGGCTACCTGGACCTCCTGAAGGAAGCCACCAAGAAGGATCTGAACTCGCCGGACGAGGATGGCATGACCCCGACCCTATGGGCCGCCTATCACGGCAACCTGGACGCCCTGCGCCTCATTGTCAGCAGAGG GGGCGATCCAGACAAATGTGACATCTGGGGGAACACGCCTCTCCACTTGGCAGCAGCCAACGGCCACCTGAActgcctttccttcctcatCTCTTTTGGGGCCAACATCTGGTGCCTGGACAATGACTACCACACCCCACTGGACATGGCAGCCATGAAGGGGCACATGGAGTGTGTGCGATACCTGGACTCTATCGCTGCCAAGCAGAGCAGCCTCAACCCCAAGCTGGTGAGCAAACTGAAGGACAAGGCCTTTCGGGATGCGGAGCGGAGGATTAAGGACTGCGTGAAGCTGCAGAAGAAGCACCACGAAAGGATGGAGAAACGGTACAGAAAGGAGATGTCGGATAATTCGGATACCATGAGCTTCTCCAGCTATTCAAGTAGCACCTTAAGCAAGAAGTTCCAACAGATGTCCATGGTGACTTCCCTGCCATACTCACAAGCCACCATCCATGGCACAGCCAAGGGAAAGACGAAAATACAAAAGAAGCTAGAGAAGAAGAAGCAGGTGGACGGGACATTCAAGATCTACGAGGATGGGAGGAAAAGCGTGCGGTCTCTGTCTGGTCTGCAGCTGGGGAACGACGTCATGTTTGTGAAGCAGGGCACATACGCCAGCCCCAAGGAGTGGACTCGGCGTAATATCAGAGACATGTTCCTCACGGATGAAGACACTGTCTCCCGTGCCATAAGTGACCCAGGTTTGCACATGGACTCAGCCCATTCAGAAGTCAGCACTGACTCTGGCCACGACTCCTTGTTCAACCGCCCCGGGCTGGGCACCATGGTGTTCCGGCGCAATTACGTCAGCAGTGGGCTTTTTGGGATCGGCCGGGAGGACACTGGCACGCTGGGTGATGACAACACAGATGGGGTAGGTGTCAAACTGCGGAGCCGCCTGCAGCGCTCGCCAAGTCTCAACGATAGCATTGGCAGTGCCAACAGCCTGCAGGAGAGGAACGCGGAGGAACTACCCTGGGATGAGGTGGAGCTGGGCTTAGATGATGACGACGAACCAGACACCAGCCCCTTGGAGACTTTTCTGGCTTCCCTGCACATGTTTGAGTTCATCTCCGtcttgaagaaggaaaagattgACTTGGAGGCCCTCATGCTATGTTCAGACAATGACCTGAAGAGCATCAATATCCCATTGGGCCCCAGGAAAAAGATTgtggatgccatccagaggagACGACAAACTCTGGAGAAGCCAGACGTCATTGTAGACACTGAACTGTAA